From a region of the Georgenia yuyongxinii genome:
- a CDS encoding HAD family hydrolase: MATDIDGTILPHGGTISARTRKALAACTDAGTHVVLATGRPPRWVTPILEATGHRGTVIAANGAVVIDSARRMLTRHRLTAATVHEVVDALRRRVRDVLFAIETPHEFRAEAGYRAVRGGVHVESLAPRTVAAMPEAPRIEQLLDDEPIIKVVALSATLSPDELLAVGREAVGDLAVPTHSSTGLALLELGPRDVSKASTLAALASSLGVHHTEVIAFGDMPNDVEMLAWAGAGYAMQGGHPEAIAAAAHLAPAAAEDGVAQVLEREVLKPLGPSDDSRLPAVPFVR, from the coding sequence GTGGCAACCGATATCGACGGCACGATCCTTCCCCATGGCGGCACCATCTCCGCCCGGACGCGAAAAGCGCTGGCAGCCTGCACGGACGCCGGAACCCACGTCGTCCTCGCCACCGGCAGGCCGCCGCGGTGGGTGACACCGATCCTCGAGGCGACAGGGCACCGCGGCACGGTGATCGCCGCGAACGGCGCAGTGGTCATAGATTCGGCCCGCAGGATGCTGACCCGCCATCGCCTCACCGCAGCCACCGTCCACGAAGTGGTCGATGCGTTGCGGCGTCGCGTCCGGGACGTGCTCTTCGCGATCGAGACACCGCACGAGTTCCGTGCGGAGGCCGGCTACCGCGCTGTCCGCGGCGGGGTGCACGTGGAGAGCCTGGCGCCGCGTACCGTGGCGGCGATGCCCGAGGCGCCTCGTATCGAGCAGCTCCTCGACGACGAGCCGATCATCAAGGTTGTCGCGCTGAGCGCCACGCTGAGCCCCGACGAGCTGCTCGCCGTCGGCCGGGAGGCCGTTGGCGACCTTGCGGTTCCCACCCACTCCAGCACAGGTCTCGCACTGCTCGAGCTCGGTCCGCGAGACGTCTCGAAAGCCTCGACACTGGCCGCCCTCGCAAGCTCCCTTGGGGTGCACCACACGGAGGTCATCGCCTTCGGGGACATGCCCAACGACGTGGAGATGCTCGCCTGGGCAGGCGCCGGCTACGCGATGCAAGGTGGGCACCCCGAGGCCATCGCGGCGGCCGCGCACCTCGCGCCGGCGGCCGCCGAGGACGGGGTGGCTCAGGTGCTCGAGCGGGAGGTGCTCAAGCCCCTCGGGCCCTCCGACGATTCCCGTCTCCCGGCGGTCCCGTTCGTGAGGTGA
- a CDS encoding transketolase family protein has protein sequence MLAEPTTISLHPHHCSDVEALSVNTARMLAMDQVAIAKSGHYGFPLGAGAIVHTLFAHHLRFNPEDPAWLNRDRFVLSAGHGSAMLYAALHLAGYDLSVEDLRDFRQWGSKTPGHPERGDTPGVEVTTGPLGQGVANAVGLAIAEEYLRSRLGPNVVDHRTWVLASDGDLMEGIAYEAAAIAGKLELSHLCVVYDDNDVVIDSRASETMDSDGIVEAFRALGWHVVDAVDGMDVGGLSRAFTEAAAESQRPTLVRVRTTIGAGSPLTDDRLSHSGAPSAADLAATRAHLGLDGYAPFEVPAEVAQFWAAVREGNKAVYDAWETRTACAGGAESLLSPEEMVAACVEVLEVLEAPAGAEATRASSGAVLDAIAPYAPFLLGGSADLAGATFARLSDGGVFGPAERAGQNIRFGVREHAMGAIANGITMHSVLRGFGGTFLMFATYQANALRMAALQECPSIHIFSHDSVLLGEDGPTHQPVEVLPFLRSIPHMQVLRPADFYETKVAWKLALQEQNRPTCLVLSRSDLPQLDHSVQVGSAEDGAYLLVPVEDPEVVLIATGSETHLAVEAARTCGRRAAVVSVLDVERFSTLPTEALERLAPAAVPRVVVEAAHPMSWYRVLRPTDRCVGVTDFGASAPAEVIAERYGFTVEHLTDVVDEVLRG, from the coding sequence ATGCTGGCCGAACCCACGACCATCTCGCTCCACCCGCACCACTGCTCCGACGTCGAGGCCCTGTCCGTCAACACCGCCCGCATGCTGGCGATGGACCAGGTCGCCATCGCCAAGTCCGGCCACTACGGCTTCCCGCTGGGTGCCGGCGCCATCGTGCACACCCTCTTCGCCCACCACCTCCGGTTCAACCCTGAGGACCCGGCCTGGCTCAACCGCGACCGGTTCGTCCTGTCGGCCGGGCACGGCAGCGCGATGCTTTACGCCGCGCTCCATCTCGCCGGGTACGACCTGTCCGTGGAGGACCTGCGCGACTTCCGGCAGTGGGGCTCCAAGACGCCCGGCCACCCCGAGCGGGGCGACACGCCCGGCGTGGAGGTCACCACCGGCCCGCTGGGCCAGGGGGTGGCGAATGCCGTCGGGCTCGCCATCGCCGAGGAGTACCTGCGATCACGGCTCGGGCCGAACGTCGTCGACCACCGCACCTGGGTGCTCGCCTCGGACGGTGACCTCATGGAGGGCATCGCCTACGAAGCCGCGGCGATCGCGGGCAAGCTCGAGCTGTCCCACCTGTGCGTGGTCTACGACGACAACGACGTGGTGATCGACTCCCGCGCCTCGGAGACCATGGACAGCGACGGCATCGTCGAGGCGTTCCGGGCGCTGGGATGGCACGTGGTCGACGCCGTCGACGGCATGGACGTCGGCGGGCTGAGCCGGGCGTTCACCGAGGCGGCCGCCGAGTCGCAGCGGCCGACCCTGGTGCGCGTGCGCACGACCATCGGCGCCGGGTCGCCGTTGACGGACGACCGGCTGAGCCACTCCGGGGCGCCCAGCGCCGCCGACCTGGCGGCCACTCGCGCCCATCTCGGGCTGGACGGGTATGCACCGTTCGAGGTGCCCGCCGAGGTCGCCCAGTTCTGGGCGGCTGTGCGGGAAGGCAACAAGGCCGTGTACGACGCCTGGGAGACGCGCACTGCGTGCGCGGGCGGCGCGGAGTCGCTGCTGAGCCCGGAGGAGATGGTGGCCGCGTGCGTCGAGGTGCTTGAGGTGCTCGAGGCGCCCGCCGGCGCGGAGGCCACCCGGGCGTCGTCGGGCGCCGTGCTCGACGCGATCGCCCCGTACGCCCCGTTCCTGCTGGGGGGCTCGGCCGACCTCGCCGGGGCCACCTTCGCGCGGCTCTCGGACGGCGGGGTGTTCGGGCCGGCGGAGCGGGCCGGGCAGAACATCCGGTTCGGGGTCCGCGAGCACGCCATGGGCGCGATCGCCAACGGCATCACGATGCACTCGGTGCTCCGCGGCTTCGGCGGCACCTTCCTGATGTTCGCCACCTACCAGGCCAACGCCCTGCGGATGGCGGCGCTGCAGGAGTGCCCGTCCATCCACATCTTCAGCCACGACTCGGTGCTGCTGGGGGAGGACGGCCCCACGCACCAGCCGGTGGAGGTGTTGCCCTTCCTGAGGTCGATCCCGCACATGCAGGTGCTCCGGCCGGCGGACTTCTACGAGACCAAGGTGGCGTGGAAGCTCGCGTTGCAGGAGCAGAACCGTCCCACCTGCCTGGTGCTCTCCCGCTCCGACCTGCCGCAGCTGGACCACTCGGTGCAGGTCGGCTCGGCTGAGGACGGCGCCTACCTGCTGGTGCCGGTAGAGGACCCCGAGGTGGTGCTCATCGCCACCGGCAGCGAGACCCACCTGGCCGTGGAGGCTGCCCGGACGTGCGGCCGGCGCGCCGCGGTGGTCTCGGTGCTCGACGTCGAGCGGTTCTCGACCCTGCCGACCGAGGCCCTCGAGCGGCTCGCCCCGGCCGCGGTGCCGCGGGTGGTGGTCGAGGCCGCGCACCCGATGTCCTGGTACCGCGTGCTGCGGCCGACGGACCGGTGCGTCGGCGTGACGGACTTCGGGGCCTCAGCACCCGCCGAGGTGATCGCGGAGCGGTACGGGTTCACCGTCGAGCACCTCACCGACGTCGTCGACGAGGTGCTGAGGGGTTAG
- a CDS encoding carbohydrate ABC transporter permease: MTAIQDRPRTAVEPAAVTSPAPIRTGFRRAKHRADLIRTVLIVLVAVVCVFPIVWMIVSSLKANVDIYNPDKLLAFTPTLQNYGTVLTESNIPEAAQHSVIVAVGATLVSLVIGLPAAYAIARYSLRRTGVVLLLVRMLPGITYLVPWYIILTKLGLVGSYFSLIVSHLVITMPMVVWIMISFFENVSIELEEAARVDGLTRIGAFFRIVLPLSKPGIATAALLSFIFSWNQFLFSMILGASQKKTLPVALFDFIGYASIDWGGLMAAAVLMTLPVFVFSLFAQKHIVAGLSAGATKG; encoded by the coding sequence GTGACCGCCATCCAGGACCGTCCCCGCACCGCTGTCGAGCCGGCAGCCGTCACCTCGCCCGCCCCGATACGGACCGGCTTCCGCCGTGCCAAGCACCGCGCCGACCTCATCCGGACCGTGCTCATCGTGCTCGTCGCGGTGGTGTGCGTGTTCCCGATCGTGTGGATGATCGTCTCGTCGCTGAAGGCGAACGTCGACATCTACAACCCGGACAAGCTGCTCGCCTTCACGCCCACGCTGCAGAACTACGGCACCGTGCTGACGGAGTCGAACATTCCCGAGGCCGCTCAGCACTCGGTGATCGTCGCCGTCGGCGCCACCCTGGTGTCCCTGGTGATCGGCCTGCCCGCCGCGTACGCCATCGCCCGCTACAGCCTGCGCCGCACCGGCGTGGTGCTGCTGCTCGTGCGCATGCTCCCCGGCATCACCTACCTCGTGCCGTGGTACATCATCCTGACCAAGCTCGGGCTGGTGGGCAGCTACTTCTCGCTCATCGTGAGCCACCTCGTCATCACCATGCCGATGGTGGTGTGGATCATGATCAGCTTCTTCGAGAACGTCTCGATCGAGCTCGAGGAGGCCGCCCGGGTGGACGGGCTCACCCGCATCGGCGCGTTCTTCCGCATCGTCCTGCCCCTGTCGAAGCCAGGCATCGCGACCGCGGCGCTGCTGTCGTTCATCTTCTCGTGGAACCAGTTCCTGTTCTCGATGATCCTCGGCGCCTCCCAGAAGAAGACGCTGCCCGTGGCCCTCTTCGACTTCATCGGCTACGCCAGCATCGACTGGGGCGGCCTCATGGCGGCGGCCGTCCTGATGACGCTGCCCGTCTTCGTCTTCTCACTCTTCGCACAGAAGCACATCGTGGCGGGCCTGTCCGCCGGTGCTACGAAAGGCTGA
- a CDS encoding carbohydrate ABC transporter permease: MSTWLNKHIKHVFIAPALLLTLALLVFPLAYTLYMSLTTWSGSAVKAPTFVGVTNFVKLLTTDARFMAAAGRTLLFTFVTVAVEIALGYAIALLLRKPFKGERVTRTLILLPVVATPVAISMAWMIIYDPNIGVANQLFQAIGLQTQQFLADPQGALWWLMVVDVWQWTPMIALILLAGLTSLPEEPYEAALVDGATAWQRFRFITFPLMIPAMFAAIVLRLVDSLKTFDIIYATTKGGPGYATETLNTYGFMQAFEYTNFGMASAVIMLFILIVLVITLITSKGNEMAGRTLK; this comes from the coding sequence ATGTCCACGTGGCTCAACAAGCACATCAAGCACGTCTTCATCGCCCCGGCGCTGCTCCTGACGCTGGCCCTGCTCGTGTTCCCGCTGGCCTACACGCTCTACATGAGCCTGACCACGTGGAGCGGCAGCGCCGTCAAGGCACCGACGTTCGTCGGCGTGACCAACTTCGTCAAGCTGCTCACCACCGATGCCCGGTTCATGGCGGCAGCCGGCCGCACGCTGCTGTTCACCTTCGTGACCGTCGCGGTGGAGATCGCCCTGGGCTACGCCATCGCGCTGCTGCTGCGTAAGCCGTTCAAGGGCGAACGCGTCACCCGCACCCTGATCCTCCTGCCCGTGGTCGCCACGCCCGTGGCCATCTCCATGGCGTGGATGATCATCTACGACCCCAACATCGGGGTGGCGAACCAGCTCTTCCAGGCGATCGGCCTGCAGACCCAGCAGTTCCTCGCCGACCCGCAGGGCGCGCTGTGGTGGCTGATGGTGGTGGACGTGTGGCAGTGGACGCCGATGATCGCCCTGATCCTCCTGGCCGGCCTGACCTCGCTGCCCGAGGAGCCCTACGAGGCGGCCCTCGTGGACGGTGCGACGGCGTGGCAGCGGTTCCGCTTCATCACCTTCCCGCTGATGATCCCGGCAATGTTCGCCGCCATCGTGCTGCGCCTCGTCGACTCGTTGAAGACCTTCGACATCATCTACGCCACCACCAAGGGCGGGCCGGGGTACGCCACGGAGACCCTGAACACCTACGGCTTCATGCAGGCGTTCGAGTACACCAACTTCGGGATGGCCTCCGCCGTCATCATGCTGTTCATCCTCATCGTCCTCGTGATCACGCTGATCACCTCGAAGGGCAACGAGATGGCCGGGAGGACCCTCAAGTGA
- a CDS encoding ABC transporter substrate-binding protein — MRSTRVIAVLGTTVLAGGLAACGTSGAANEGGETSSLQVMMSPHSITDMIEERLPEFEEATGIDVEITSLNEDQVSQQLRVEFGSGNSETDVFLYRPPQDSAQFVNNAWIADLTDKVEGDAEFDWNDFGAPTREAVTSTEGNVIAVPVATARQMLFYRTDLFAEAGIENVPTTLEELEATAAKLDGDDVAGICLRGQRAQAVTTFGQFLYAFDGDWNDGGAPYGDATIDSPEAIEALEYYGNLVSNYGPDGVLNMSWAECSALFSQGKLAMYIEGDDRWPEFTDPEKSTLTTEQVGYAPSPAKTSVVTPQAFGMAAGSDNPDGAWEFIRWATSKEMAAEMQAAGVMGARDSAWESEQTAEKFPADVVTAVQDGNANGVPYDRPRIVSVGEARDAIGGALVTAIEGGDVAAAAKTANEAFQQLIDSEKTEFGLE; from the coding sequence ATGAGAAGCACGAGAGTGATTGCGGTGCTCGGGACCACCGTTCTGGCCGGCGGGCTCGCCGCCTGCGGGACGAGCGGCGCCGCGAACGAGGGCGGGGAAACCTCCAGCCTTCAGGTCATGATGTCGCCGCACTCGATCACCGACATGATCGAGGAGAGGCTCCCGGAGTTCGAGGAGGCGACCGGGATCGACGTCGAGATCACCAGCCTCAACGAGGACCAGGTCTCCCAGCAGCTGCGCGTGGAGTTCGGCTCCGGCAACAGCGAGACCGACGTCTTCCTCTACCGCCCGCCGCAGGACTCCGCACAGTTCGTCAACAACGCCTGGATCGCGGACCTCACCGACAAGGTCGAGGGCGACGCCGAGTTCGACTGGAACGACTTCGGTGCCCCCACCCGCGAGGCGGTCACCTCCACGGAGGGCAACGTCATCGCCGTCCCCGTGGCGACCGCCCGCCAGATGCTCTTCTACCGCACCGACCTCTTCGCGGAGGCCGGCATCGAGAACGTGCCCACCACCCTCGAGGAGCTCGAGGCGACCGCCGCCAAGCTGGACGGCGACGACGTCGCCGGCATCTGCCTGCGCGGCCAGCGTGCCCAGGCGGTCACCACCTTCGGCCAGTTCCTCTACGCCTTCGACGGCGACTGGAACGACGGCGGCGCGCCGTACGGCGACGCCACCATCGACAGCCCCGAGGCGATCGAGGCCCTGGAGTACTACGGCAACCTCGTGAGCAACTACGGCCCCGACGGCGTGCTGAACATGTCCTGGGCCGAGTGCAGCGCGCTGTTCTCCCAGGGCAAGCTCGCCATGTACATCGAGGGCGACGACCGCTGGCCCGAGTTCACCGACCCGGAGAAGTCCACCCTGACCACCGAGCAGGTGGGCTACGCGCCGTCGCCCGCGAAGACCTCCGTGGTCACCCCGCAGGCCTTCGGCATGGCCGCGGGCAGCGACAACCCCGACGGCGCGTGGGAGTTCATCCGCTGGGCCACCAGCAAGGAGATGGCCGCCGAGATGCAGGCCGCGGGCGTCATGGGCGCGCGTGACTCGGCGTGGGAGTCGGAGCAGACGGCCGAGAAGTTCCCGGCCGACGTCGTGACCGCCGTCCAGGACGGCAACGCCAACGGCGTGCCCTACGACCGCCCGCGCATCGTCAGCGTCGGCGAGGCCCGCGACGCCATCGGCGGCGCGCTCGTCACGGCCATCGAGGGCGGCGACGTCGCCGCGGCCGCCAAGACCGCGAACGAGGCCTTCCAGCAGCTCATCGACTCGGAGAAGACGGAGTTCGGGCTGGAGTAG
- a CDS encoding GntR family transcriptional regulator — protein METQQHASHLPIELDRSSTTPLYLQLADAMETAIMEGALAPGSRLEAEVGLAARLGLSRPTVRQGIQELVDKGLVARQRGVGTQIVSPELRPSVAAPRRPGLAGTADDGATALTGTVGLAVPDFSNPFFSGIAQVIERRARQLGYFLLMADTDEDPATELSTLQRMSEQVDGVIAVAPRAGDEDLHGVLAGMENVVLINRQLPGLASVNVDVALGMRQAVAHLAALGHRDLGYIGGPEASRAGRTIAASLRAAATEFGCQLSELAHVEPNHRGGFAAADVVVASKVTAVVAHNDLIAFGLISRLVERGLAVPDDVSVIGCDDIPFSSMLTPTLTSVAVDPDRVGRSAVDLLMRSIHAGEDIGAVEVTVPSQLVVRASTGVAPV, from the coding sequence ATGGAGACTCAGCAGCACGCATCACATCTACCGATCGAGCTCGACAGGTCGTCGACCACCCCGCTGTACCTCCAGCTCGCCGACGCCATGGAGACCGCGATCATGGAGGGGGCCCTCGCCCCCGGGTCCCGGCTGGAGGCCGAGGTGGGCCTGGCCGCGCGGCTGGGCCTGTCACGGCCCACCGTCCGCCAGGGCATCCAGGAGCTGGTCGACAAGGGCCTGGTGGCTCGCCAGCGCGGGGTGGGCACGCAGATCGTCTCGCCCGAGCTCCGGCCGTCCGTGGCCGCTCCTCGCCGTCCGGGGCTCGCGGGAACTGCTGACGACGGCGCCACGGCCCTCACCGGCACCGTGGGCCTCGCCGTCCCCGACTTCTCCAACCCGTTCTTCTCCGGCATCGCGCAGGTGATCGAGCGCCGCGCCCGCCAGCTCGGGTACTTCCTCCTCATGGCGGACACCGACGAGGACCCGGCCACCGAGCTGAGCACGCTGCAACGTATGAGCGAGCAGGTGGACGGCGTGATCGCCGTCGCCCCCCGCGCCGGCGACGAGGATCTGCACGGCGTCCTGGCCGGCATGGAGAACGTGGTGCTGATCAACCGTCAGCTCCCCGGACTGGCGAGCGTGAACGTCGACGTCGCGCTCGGGATGCGGCAGGCGGTGGCGCACCTGGCAGCCCTGGGCCACCGGGACCTGGGCTACATCGGCGGCCCGGAGGCCTCCCGCGCCGGGCGGACGATCGCGGCGAGCCTACGGGCCGCGGCCACCGAGTTCGGCTGCCAGCTGAGCGAGCTCGCACACGTGGAACCCAACCACCGCGGCGGGTTCGCGGCCGCGGACGTCGTCGTCGCGTCGAAGGTGACAGCCGTCGTCGCCCACAACGACCTCATCGCCTTCGGGCTCATCTCCCGGCTCGTGGAGCGGGGCCTGGCGGTGCCCGACGACGTCAGCGTGATCGGCTGCGACGACATCCCCTTCAGCTCTATGCTCACCCCGACCCTGACCTCCGTGGCGGTGGACCCCGACCGGGTCGGCCGCTCGGCGGTGGACCTGCTCATGCGCAGCATCCACGCCGGTGAGGACATCGGCGCGGTGGAGGTCACGGTGCCCTCCCAGCTGGTGGTGCGCGCCTCGACCGGGGTGGCGCCGGTCTAG
- a CDS encoding serine/threonine-protein kinase codes for MPEIFRVCAAGTDAESEALADRELRRIAEELDAAPTQTRARAGSVFTAHLWPRGAAYDPRTLNQDLVPLHFPWPEPTALAKMMRREVDDLYVGGGEDGARHLLASIAYSETVYATGHDLPGSPFRNLVPFSNSQEALEAGRRTYVACDNAIRDVLRRARATLSATEQTALALADHDLQAARAEIHREAERYLDIASAPGADARQILGWDGPLSEVVLRGPDVAALAGALRRIHEQLRALEGAVHALVRTTAAGGPRAPGALAVEAAAQDLAVVVAAEAAGFPILYRVWRDHPLPAGIVAVPADGGSTLTTAPRRGERQSVAEASGNARAIADLQNAIFRTLQRADRANAGFNAALVSDPHKVWRYAPLVARALDAQQVDGPSIAFRAAADELDDVSGMSALATLNLVAGALSIAAGLTAAAPPVALAFAVASAVLGAAETLEDYFRRAEQEDAFNAVLDPGKAVAAAPGYLGIVVGVVFSVLDVKGVMDAVAAARAFRSASAATAAAELVSP; via the coding sequence ATGCCCGAGATCTTCCGCGTCTGCGCCGCCGGCACGGACGCCGAGAGCGAGGCCCTGGCCGATCGCGAGCTCCGGCGCATCGCCGAGGAGCTCGACGCCGCCCCCACCCAGACGCGGGCCCGCGCCGGGTCGGTCTTCACCGCACACCTGTGGCCACGGGGCGCGGCCTACGACCCCCGCACACTGAACCAGGACCTCGTCCCCCTCCACTTCCCGTGGCCGGAGCCGACCGCCCTGGCGAAGATGATGCGGCGTGAGGTCGACGACCTGTACGTCGGGGGCGGGGAGGACGGCGCGCGTCATCTGCTGGCCAGCATCGCCTACAGCGAGACCGTGTACGCCACCGGCCACGATCTGCCCGGTTCCCCGTTCCGCAACCTCGTCCCGTTCAGCAACTCCCAGGAGGCGTTGGAGGCCGGGCGGCGAACCTACGTCGCTTGTGACAACGCGATACGGGACGTGCTCAGACGTGCCCGAGCCACCCTGTCCGCCACCGAACAGACGGCCTTGGCGCTGGCCGACCACGACCTTCAGGCGGCGCGGGCAGAGATCCATCGCGAGGCGGAGCGGTACCTCGACATCGCCTCGGCGCCCGGCGCCGACGCCCGGCAGATCCTCGGCTGGGACGGCCCGTTGTCCGAGGTGGTGCTGCGTGGTCCGGATGTCGCCGCACTGGCGGGTGCCCTGCGGCGGATCCACGAACAGCTCCGCGCGCTCGAGGGTGCCGTCCACGCCCTGGTGCGGACCACCGCCGCCGGCGGCCCGCGAGCGCCGGGTGCACTGGCGGTCGAGGCCGCCGCACAGGACCTGGCCGTGGTGGTGGCGGCGGAGGCCGCCGGCTTCCCGATCCTGTACCGCGTCTGGCGAGACCACCCGCTGCCCGCCGGCATCGTCGCCGTCCCGGCCGACGGCGGATCCACCCTCACCACGGCGCCTCGCCGCGGTGAACGGCAGTCCGTCGCGGAGGCGAGCGGGAATGCGCGAGCCATCGCCGACCTGCAGAACGCCATCTTCCGCACCCTGCAGCGGGCCGACCGGGCGAATGCCGGCTTCAACGCCGCCCTGGTGAGCGATCCGCACAAGGTGTGGCGCTACGCACCGCTCGTCGCCCGCGCCCTGGACGCCCAGCAGGTCGACGGCCCCTCGATCGCCTTCCGCGCGGCCGCGGACGAGCTGGACGACGTGTCGGGGATGTCCGCGCTGGCCACGCTCAACCTCGTCGCGGGGGCCCTGTCCATCGCCGCGGGGCTCACGGCCGCGGCCCCGCCCGTCGCCTTGGCGTTCGCGGTGGCCAGCGCCGTGCTGGGTGCGGCCGAGACCCTGGAGGACTACTTCAGGCGCGCGGAGCAGGAGGACGCCTTCAACGCCGTGCTGGATCCCGGCAAGGCCGTGGCCGCCGCGCCCGGCTACCTCGGCATCGTGGTCGGCGTCGTCTTCTCGGTGCTCGACGTCAAGGGCGTGATGGACGCCGTCGCGGCCGCACGCGCGTTCCGCAGCGCGTCGGCGGCCACCGCGGCGGCTGAGCTGGTGTCACCGTGA
- a CDS encoding primary-amine oxidase, whose translation MSSKSVAPAPVITPPAHPLAALTADEIRAAVALAKESGRLTDRARFVTVALWEDKEATLARQPGETVDRLVELVIIDKATRETHEVVVNLSSSEVARWDVAPKGSEPMILWEEWDEAEQIAKADPRFVDALARRGIDVANVFVDPLSPGNFARPEEAGRRLIRGLVYWREDGTDNGYAHPVEGLVPVLDLYERKMISLLDEADAPPMPTETGRYDAATVESTWGPLRTDLKPLDIVQPEGVSFALDGNVLEWQKWKVVIQFHSREGLVLSDITYDGRSVLYRASLSEMAVPYGEPSEARYYQAPLDVGEYGIGKLTNSLELGCDCLGEIRYMDAVLADELGEPMTIKNAICLHEEDAGILWKHFDPRANQAEVRRSRKMVISSICTIGNYDYAFYWNFYQDGMIEHTVKATGIMHTRALADGETSPYAPLVAPNLGGTNHQHFFNYRLDFAVDGVRNSVVEVDSTVLPISDENPYGNAMTTTETVLARESGAARDMSLERNRYWKVINPEVHNRLGQPVAYKLMPGNNSTYLMHPDSSLGRRAEFARHHLWVTKYDQNERYAAGEYPNQSNPEDRPGLPSFQEQDRALENEDVVLWYSFGLTHTPRPEDWPIMPSDPMSFWIKPHGFFDRNPALDAPLPRAAQCCSTTSGGHGCQCH comes from the coding sequence ATGTCTTCAAAGTCCGTTGCTCCGGCCCCGGTCATCACGCCACCGGCCCATCCATTGGCGGCACTGACAGCCGATGAGATTCGTGCGGCAGTCGCGCTGGCCAAGGAGTCGGGCCGGCTCACGGACCGGGCCCGGTTCGTCACGGTGGCGCTCTGGGAGGACAAGGAGGCGACCCTCGCCCGGCAACCGGGCGAGACGGTGGACCGCCTGGTGGAGCTCGTCATCATCGACAAGGCGACCCGGGAGACGCACGAGGTCGTGGTCAACCTGTCGTCATCCGAGGTGGCGCGATGGGATGTCGCCCCCAAGGGGTCCGAGCCCATGATCCTCTGGGAGGAGTGGGACGAGGCCGAGCAGATCGCCAAGGCCGACCCCCGGTTCGTCGACGCCCTCGCCCGCCGTGGCATCGACGTCGCGAACGTGTTCGTCGACCCCCTCTCCCCCGGCAACTTCGCCCGGCCCGAGGAGGCGGGCCGCCGCCTCATCCGCGGCCTGGTGTACTGGCGCGAGGACGGCACCGACAACGGCTACGCCCACCCGGTGGAAGGCCTCGTCCCGGTGCTCGACCTCTACGAGCGCAAGATGATCAGCCTGCTGGACGAGGCGGACGCACCGCCGATGCCGACCGAGACGGGGCGGTACGACGCCGCCACCGTCGAGTCGACCTGGGGGCCGCTCCGCACCGACCTCAAGCCGCTGGACATCGTCCAGCCCGAGGGTGTGAGCTTCGCGCTCGACGGCAACGTCCTGGAGTGGCAGAAGTGGAAGGTCGTCATCCAGTTCCACTCGCGTGAGGGACTGGTCCTGAGCGACATCACCTACGACGGACGCTCGGTGCTCTACCGCGCGAGCCTGTCGGAGATGGCGGTCCCGTACGGTGAGCCCTCGGAGGCGCGCTACTACCAGGCGCCGCTCGACGTCGGCGAGTACGGCATCGGCAAGCTGACGAACTCCCTCGAGCTGGGCTGTGACTGCCTCGGCGAGATCCGGTACATGGACGCGGTCCTGGCGGACGAGCTCGGCGAGCCGATGACGATCAAGAACGCGATCTGCCTCCACGAGGAGGACGCCGGCATCCTGTGGAAGCACTTCGACCCCCGCGCCAACCAGGCCGAGGTCCGCCGGAGCCGGAAGATGGTGATCTCCTCGATCTGCACCATCGGCAACTACGACTACGCCTTCTACTGGAACTTCTACCAGGACGGCATGATCGAGCACACCGTCAAGGCCACAGGCATCATGCACACGCGCGCCCTCGCCGACGGCGAGACCTCGCCCTACGCCCCGCTCGTCGCCCCCAACCTCGGCGGCACGAACCACCAGCACTTCTTCAACTACCGGCTCGACTTCGCCGTCGACGGCGTGCGCAACTCGGTCGTCGAGGTCGACTCGACCGTGCTGCCGATCAGCGACGAGAACCCCTACGGCAACGCCATGACCACGACGGAGACGGTCCTCGCGCGCGAGTCCGGGGCGGCCCGCGACATGAGCCTGGAGCGGAACAGGTACTGGAAGGTCATCAACCCCGAGGTGCACAACCGGCTCGGCCAGCCGGTGGCGTACAAGCTGATGCCGGGCAACAACAGCACCTACCTGATGCACCCGGACTCCTCGCTCGGACGGCGGGCCGAGTTCGCGCGGCACCACCTGTGGGTGACCAAGTACGACCAGAACGAGCGTTACGCGGCGGGTGAGTACCCCAACCAGTCCAACCCCGAGGACCGGCCGGGCCTGCCCTCCTTCCAGGAGCAGGACCGGGCCCTGGAGAACGAGGACGTCGTCCTGTGGTACTCGTTCGGCCTGACCCACACGCCGCGGCCCGAGGACTGGCCCATCATGCCGAGCGACCCCATGTCGTTCTGGATCAAGCCCCACGGGTTCTTCGACCGCAACCCCGCGCTCGACGCCCCGCTGCCGCGGGCGGCGCAGTGCTGCAGCACCACGTCCGGCGGCCACGGCTGCCAGTGCCACTAG